The Cottoperca gobio chromosome 6, fCotGob3.1, whole genome shotgun sequence genome has a segment encoding these proteins:
- the pus7 gene encoding LOW QUALITY PROTEIN: pseudouridylate synthase 7 homolog (The sequence of the model RefSeq protein was modified relative to this genomic sequence to represent the inferred CDS: deleted 1 base in 1 codon) has translation MAEPDHVHVAVGGKRGCPEGEETDIASKKPKVEKDHKNGDPPLKEEEEEEEEEECPRGKAIDGQEDGETFADMMKHGLTELDVGILKYVSDHEGFSGILKERYSDFVVHEINKQGKVVHLDDLSVPAEAEEVPEPELKPEEMDVLTEEQKKKLGELQLFKNKEDEVSIEVMDDTKEKRTLVHKAIKTQFPGLETKTEEKEGHKFIVAYHAAGQKALAAPRKHFWPKNRGSFCHFVLYKENKDTMDAINVLSKFLRLRPNIFSYMGTKDKRAITVQEIAVLKITAERLSHLNKCLMNLKLGNFCYKNHPLKLGELHGNHFTIVIRNISGTDEQVLQAMTSIRLTGFINYYGMQRFGTTAVPTQQVGRAILKNDWNEVVDLILKPRPGAEKEFLVRCREEWAKTQDPEAALKKLPNKRCVEGQLLRGLSMYGKKNIVTAFGMIPRNNRLMYIHSYQSVIWNTMVSRRIEAFGLKAVEGDLVLKGTTAHLLSAEEAESRSIHDIVMPLPGYDVIYPSHHVGKGYRELLTADGLDLDNMRHKVKDYSLAGAYRRILIRPSDVSWEVIQYDDPRISLVHSDFEKLENKPAPVFKKEGKYRALRMEFSLPPSTYATMAIREVLKLDTSIKKQTQLNTTWFN, from the exons ATGGCTGAGCCTGACCATGTGCACGTCGCTGTCGGAGGAAAGAGAGGCTGTCCAGAGGGCGAAGAGACAGACATCGCGTCAAAGAAACCCAAAGTAGAGAAGGATCACAAGAATGGAGACCCTCCactcaaagaagaagaagaagaggaggaggaggaggaatgccCCAGGGGCAAAGCAATTGATGGACAGGAGGATGGTGAGACATTTGCAGATATGATGAAGCATGGCCTCACTGAGTTGGATGTGGGCATCCTGAAGTATGTCAGTGACCATGAGGGCTTCTCAGGAATCCTGAAGGAAAG ATATTCTGATTTCGTGGTGCATGAAATCAACAAACAAGGAAAGGTCGTGCATTTAGATGACCTCTCCGTCCCTGCAGAGGCTGAG GAAGTCCCAGAGCCTGAACTGAAACCAGAGGAGATGGACGTGCTGActgaagagcagaagaagaagcttggGGAGCTGCAGCTCTTCAAAAATAAAGAGGACGAAGTCTCTATTGAG GTGATGGACGATACTAAAGAAAAGCGGACGCTGGTCCACAAGGCCATCAAGACTCAGTTTCCTGGTCTGGAGACAAAGACGGAAGAGAAGGAAGGGCACAAGTTCATAGTGGCCTACCACGCGGCTGGGCAGAAAGCTCTAGCAG CTCCAAGGAAACACTTCTGGCCCAAAAACCGTGgcagtttctgccactttgtcCTCTACAAGGAGAACAAGGACACCATGGATGCTATCAATGTGCTTTCAAAGTTCCTCAG GCTTAGACCCAACATCTTTTCCTACATGGGGACCAAGGACAAGAGAGCCATCACTGTGCAGGAGATCGCAGTGCtcaa GATCACAGCTGAGAGGTTGTCTCACCTCAACAAGTGCCTCATGAACCTCAAGCTGGGAAACTTTTGCTACAAAAACCATCCTCTTAAGCTGGGAGAGCTGCACGGCAACCACTTTACTATTGTCATCAG GAACATCTCGGGGACAGATGAGCAGGTCCTTCAGGCCATGACATCCATCAGGCTGACGGGCTTCATCAACTACTACGGCATGCAGCGCTTTGGCACCACGGCTGTGCCTACACAACAAGTTGGCAG GGCTATCTTGAAGAATGACTGGAATGAGGTGGTGGATTTAATTCTGAAGCCTCGTCCCGGAG CGGAGAAAGAATTCCTGGTCCGCTGCAGGGAGGAGTGGGCCAAGACTCAGGACCCAGAGGCCGCTCTGAAAAAGCTGCCAAACAAGCGCTGTGTGGAAGGGCAGCTGCTGCGAGGCCTGTCCATGTATGGCAAAAAGAACATCGTCACTGCTTTTGGAATG ATCCCTCGTAACAACCGTCTGATGTACATTCACAGCTACCAGAGCGTGATCTGGAACACCATGGTGAGCCGGAGAATCGAGGCCTTCGGCCTGAAGGCTGTGGAGGGGGACCTGGTGCTCAAAGGAA CCACAGCACACTTGCTGTCTGCGGAGGAGGCCGAGAGTCGCTCCATCCATGACATCGTGATGCCACTTCCTGGGTATGATGTCATCTACCCCTCGCATCACG tGGGTAAAGGTTACAGGGAGCTGCTGACCGCCGACGGGCTGGACCTCGACAACATGAGACACAAAGTGAAAGACTATTCTCTGGCTGGAGCCTACAGACGCATCCTCATCAGACCCAGTGACGTCAGCTG GGAGGTGATTCAGTATGATGACCCCAGGATCTCCCTAGTGCATAGTGATTTTGAGAAACTA GAGAACAAACCCGCTCCTGTCTTCAAGAAAG AGGGTAAGTATCGGGCTCTGCGGATGGAGTTCTCCTTGCCTCCCTCAACCTACGCTACCATGGCAATCAGAGAGGTCCTCAAGTTGGACACTAGCATCAAGAAACAGACGCAGCTCAACACCACTTGGTTCAACTGA
- the aplnr2 gene encoding LOW QUALITY PROTEIN: apelin receptor 2 (The sequence of the model RefSeq protein was modified relative to this genomic sequence to represent the inferred CDS: deleted 2 bases in 1 codon), which produces MSDADFPTSPSPSPPPLFDCDYSDWSPSFSIIPTVYLLAFLVGCIGNSLVLWAYLDRPDGRGTGKLCRIFRTRQQSINSAGRVTTGHFLRKTEHCGSSSGQRPSSHSSTSSSHPPSTPRPSRSLTDSLIASLALADLCFLVTLPLWAVYTAMGYHWPFGQPLCQISSFLTALNMYASVFSLSMLSVERYWVLTGRRHSSHHAPQSCPSRALWILGGVWVMAGVLALPGLLLRSVREVNLESDYDLEVEQIHPTPDSGSVFLSCQMDYSMLIGAELEETDRERAEMWWAAALSLKSTLIGFLLPLVILLVCYYSLAQLLNRHFGQGPRPDRRRQRRLLRVIVTLVMAFFLCWLPLHVNKTLSMMLEFGFVPYSCFLDQILLAAQPYVTCLAYLNSCLNPLLYAACDPSFRKRCRGALLMLCRTSKRGGGEGREGKKDEGEEEKEERSSAFPTRTQEETADRTEEGEEERVGEVAEMIAEITT; this is translated from the exons ATGTCAGACGCAGACTTCCCCAcctccccttctccttctccccctcccctcttcgACTGCGACTACAGCGACTGgtctccatccttctccatcATCCCAACCGTCTACCTGCTGGCCTTCCTGGTTGGTTGCATCGGCAACAGCCTGGTGCTGTGGGCCTACCTGGACCGACCCGATGGGAGGGGAACTGGAAAGCTCTGTCGCATTTTCAGAACCAGACAGCAGAGCATTAACAGCGCTGGTAGAGTTACCACGGGTCATTTCCTCAGA AAGACAGAACACTGCGGATCTTCCTCAGGACAAAGACCCTCCTCtcactcctccacctcctcctctcatcctccctccACCCCTCGTCCCTCCCGCTCACTCACAGACTCTCTGATAGCCAGCTTGGCGTTGGCTGACCTCTGCTTCCTTGTCACTCTCCCTCTGTGGGCCGTCTACACAGCGATGGGCTACCACTGGCCATTTGGGCAACCACTGTGCCAAATCAGCAGCTTCCTCACGGCGCTCAACATGTACGCCAGCGTGTTCAGCCTGAGCATGCTCAGTGTGGAGCGGTACTGGGTTCTGACTGGACGCCGGCACTCCAGCCACCACGCCCCACAGAGCTGCCCCAGCCGGGCTTTGTGGATACTTGGAGGGGTGTGGGTGATGGCGGGGGTGTTGGCACTTCCTGGTCTGCTGCTGCGCTCTGTCAGGGAGGTGAACCTTGAATCTGATTATGATTTGGAGGTAGAGCAAATTCATCCAACTCCTGACTCTGGATCAGTCTTCCTCTCCTGCCAGATGGATTACTCCATGCTGATTggagcagagctggaggagacaGATCGAGAGAGGGCAGAGATGTGGTGGGCGGCCGCCTTGAGTCTCAAATCAACTCTAATTggcttcctgcttcctcttgTCATCTTGCTGGTCTGCTACTACTCATTGGCCCAGCTCCTCAACAGACATTTTGGCCAGGGCCCTCGTCCTGACCGCAGGCGCCAGCGAAGACTCCTGAGGGTCATCGTCACTTTAGTGATGGCTTTCTTCCTGTGCTGGCTGCCTCTACATGTTAATAAGACTCTTTCCATGATGCTGGAGTTTGGATTTGTCCCGTACTCCTGCTTTTTGGATCAGATTTTACTGGCTGCTCAGCCGTACGTCACCTGTTTAGCATATCTCAACTCCTGTCTTAACCCTCTCTTATACGCTGCATGCGACCCCTCATTCAGGAAAAGATGCAGAGGAGCTCTTCTCATGTTGTGCAGGACgagcaagagaggaggaggagagggaagggaggggaagaaggatgaaggagaggaagagaaagaggaaaggagTTCGGCTTTTCCCACAAgaacacaagaggaaacagcagataggacagaggagggagaagaggagagggtggGGGAGGTGGCTGAGATGATTGCTGAGATAACGACTTGA